A genomic stretch from Setaria italica strain Yugu1 chromosome VII, Setaria_italica_v2.0, whole genome shotgun sequence includes:
- the LOC111257949 gene encoding homeobox-leucine zipper protein ROC6-like, with product MNVDLWVQSPRAPNRSVKFLRYSKEIENNQWAVVDVSIDGIRGIEPNNGSQIGYMSCRLLPSGCLLQDMSNGLCKVTWIVHAEYDETTVSPLFRGLFQSGQALGASRWLASLQRQCEYMATLHCTHSSGPAMSALGRRGVLDLAQRMMVSFYTAVSKPVTPGPSNIVNEWHGSCDIGAKTFLATVRMVIWNISTMGQPPALVLCATTTVWLPGVPPHRVHEYLCNGQRRGEWDKFGYGGAVQELSSIVTCRQLRGNVVSVLQPSDVTVRANSNMLILQEATSDLSCSLVVYSFVEKNMMCAVMDGADNSAVFLLPSGFAILPDGHAKAHRAAAASSSYSTPTGQNSTAGSLLTAAYQQILPNSISTHALETLDDAGSRVCQAISQILAAVGADIAIPA from the exons ATGAACGTGGATCTGTGGGTGCAGTCGCCACGCGCACCAAACCGAAGCGTGAAATTTCTAAGGTACAGCAAGGAGATTGAAAACAACCAGTGGGCTGTGGTGGACGTATCCATCGATGGCATCCGTGGAATCGAACCAAATAATGGCAGCCAAATTGGGTACATGAGCTGCAGGTTGCTGCCCTCTGGCTGCCTCCTTCAGGACATGAGCAATGGCCTTTGTAAG GTGACATGGATTGTGCATGCGGAGTACGATGAGACCACTGTTTCGCCACTCTTCAGAGGATTGTTCCAGTCCGGGCAGGCCCTTGGCGCAAGCCGTTGGCTTGCATCGCTCCAGAGGCAGTGTGAGTACATGGCCACTCTGCACTGCACCCATTCCTCAG GACCAGCCATGTCTGCGCTAGGAAGAAGGGGCGTCTTGGATTTGGCCCAGCGAATGATGGTGAGCTTCTATACCGCCGTGTCCAAGCCGGTTACTCCGGGACCAAGCAACATTGTCAACGAGTGGCATGGTAGCTGCGACATTGGCGCCAAAACGTTTTTGGCAACTGTGCGCATGGTAATATGGAATATTTCTACCATGGGGCAGCCACCCGCGCTTGTGCTGTGTGCCACCACGACTGTGTGGTTGCCAGGCGTGCCACCACATCGTGTTCACGAGTACCTCTGCAATGGGCAGCGCCGCGGCGAGTGGGATAAGTTTGGCTATGGTGGCGCGGTGCAGGAGCTGAGCTCTATAGTCACGTGCCGGCAATTACGTGGCAATGTTGTCTCCGTCCTTCAACCCAGTGAT GTTACAGTTCGAGCTAACAGCAACATGCTGATCCTGCAAGAGGCAACCAGCGACTTGTCATGCTCGCTTGTGGTGTACAGCTTCGTCGAAAAGAACATGATGTGTGCTGTCATGGATGGTGCTGACAACTCCGCTGTCTTCCTCCTGCCGTCCGGATTCGCCATCCTTCCAGATGGTCATGCCAAGGCTCACCGCGCTGCAGCTGCCAGCTCCTCCTACAGCACTCCCACCGGCCAGAACAGCACTGCAGGATCTCTTCTTACCGCAGCCTACCAGCAAATACTGCCCAATTCTATATCCACCCATGCACTCGAGACCTTGGACGATGCTGGAAGTCGGGTCTGCCAAGCAATAAGCCAAATCCTTGCTGCCGTTGGGGCTGATATTGCAATCCCAGCCTGA
- the LOC111257950 gene encoding homeobox-leucine zipper protein MERISTEM L1-like: protein MSGNERGKLTPEEIEREHDDQCLTTVPFEWLVDDEDDWKMVFRGEAVGVAGGVPGVGESGIPGDGVDGRRRGVFEGVAEEVEEPQAWAIRQRRRELDTMDNEWQLNSNNEQGMGLNPGNETAYPNWINHMEEYDIDALLGAEDHVNTDQDEDDEEHHHDGSKSSKRGKNRFTAKQIEQLESLFQLSAHPDDPTRQELADKIGLEARQVKFWFQNRRTKTKAKAVGDQNKDIKQENAQLHAENMKLQQTLACGRCRDPTEHKWHLLNENARLKDTKRRAQEYLIKLIHDSNLPHSETLEHLESASLNLVPFDDNGSTYQATLLSYAERALNEFMMLAVKDEPMWLPTINGKMLHNQEYNCRTCPGLLGPCPQGFVMEATKQTTTVRGTASDLVAMLTDVSCWSKMFPGIIESVRASKVVSSGISTSRDGLIQEA from the exons ATGAGCGGGAACGAGCGCGGAAAGTTGACCCCAGAGGAAATCGAGCGCGAGCATGATGATCAGTGTCTTACCACGGTTCCGTTTGAGTGGTTGGTTGACGACGAGGATGACTGGAAGATGGTGTTCCGCGGTGAGGCAGTGGGGGTGGCGGGTGGAGTTCCTGGAGTTGGGGAAAGTGGGATTCCGGGCGATGGGGTGGATGGCAGGCGACGAGGAGTGTTCGAGGGTGTGgctgaggaagtggaggagccTCAGGCGTGGGCTATTAGACAGAGGCGGAGGGAGCTG GATACTATGGACAACGAGTGGCAGCTGAACAGTAACAATGAACAAGGCATGGGCCTCAACCCTGGAAACGAGACCGCCTACCCGAACTGGATCAACCACATGGAAGAATACGATATCGATGCTCTCCTGGGCGCCGAGGACCATGTAAACACTGATCAGGATGAGGATGACGAGGAACACCACCACGATGGATCGAAATCATCCAAGCGTGGGAAGAATCGCTTCACTGCAAAGCAGATTGAACAACTTGAATC TTTGTTCCAATTGTCTGCCCACCCAGATGATCCGACGCGCCAGGAACTTGCTGACAAGATTGGGTTAGAGGCAAGGCAGGTCAAGTTCTGGTTCCAAAACCGACGCACTAAGACTAAG GCGAAGGCAGTTGGAGATCAGAACAAGGACATTAAGCAAGAAAATGCTCAGCTGCACGCGGAGAACATGAAACTGCAGCAAACATTAGCATGTGGCAGATGTCGTGACCCAACAGAGCACAAATGGCACCTGCTGAATGAAAATGCAAGGCTCAAGGATACGAAACGCCGTGCCCAAGAATACCTGATCAAGCTCATCCATGATTCAAACCTTCCTCACTCTGAGACACTGGAGCATCTGGAATCAGCTTCCCTGAACCTGGTGCCATTCGACGACAATGGCAGCACTTACCAGGCCACACTTCTCTCATACGCTGAACGTGCCTTGAACGAGTTTATGATGTTAGCAGTGAAGGATGAGCCGATGTGGCTGCCTACCATCAATGGCAAGATGCTACACAACCAGGAGTACAATTGTCGCACGTGCCCAGGACTACTTGGCCCCTGCCCGCAGGGGTTTGTCATGGAGGCAACCAAGCAGACTACCACAGTCAGGGGTACCGCCTCCGACCTCGTTGCCATGCTCACTGACGTG TCATGCTGGTCCAAGATGTTCCCTGGTATCATAGAAAGTGTAAGGGCTAGCAAGGTTGTCTCCAGTGGCATTTCAACTTCGCGCGACGGGCTAATTCAGGAG GCTTGA